Proteins encoded in a region of the Triticum dicoccoides isolate Atlit2015 ecotype Zavitan chromosome 3A, WEW_v2.0, whole genome shotgun sequence genome:
- the LOC119272985 gene encoding uncharacterized protein LOC119272985 produces the protein MAAVPVGAPPPAKRKKEGPDCLETSPVPPAMVGADWSSLPYDLLRRIADTLQDTNDVDCYMDLRAVCRHWRSTTDDPRSDATDPRFRPRQWIVLDEVFTSDTRRLLVNTASGRCLHRELPQLRDHHVVATTLGGFFVLADKSPPHTARVFNPLTGGLISFNAPVPPEGKVAAAVCFGMASPMLTLLCDSSRKHYTAFPDSECFITHEHEHQHKHNYGILRMAIRGGFDGGLQRLTQLQDVVFKINNSMKLVQVHPAQFLFNNLPETADPEDMVCFLMEFGGQALMIAKLHRLIKVIKFEPEHDVRARLQSIGRFAIFVGHARCLAVDADKFPSVEANCVYYIERLGSSAHMCKYNLQDEKDERVSDAVDFVKHNKQFVLAADRPFTIIHLIASYTIKVRDSELASQQIPFGEVFDEDETSPMFMDGGLLHLDELYH, from the coding sequence ATGGCGGCCGTGCCCGTTGGAGCTCCTCCGCCGGCCAAAAGGAAAAAGGAGGGCCCCGATTGCCTGGAAACCTCGCCGGTCCCTCCGGCCATGGTGGGCGCAGACTGGTCCTCGCTCCCATACGACCTCCTCCGCCGCATCGCTGACACCCTCCAGGACACAAACGACGTGGACTGCTACATGGACTTGCGTGCCGTCTGCCGCCACTGGCGCTCCACCACCGACGACCCCCGGAGCGACGCCACCGACCCCCGCTTCCGCCCTCGCCAGTGGATCGTCCTCGACGAGGTCTTCACGAGCGACACGCGCCGCCTCTTGGTCAACACCGCTAGCGGCCGGTGCCTCCACAGGGAGCTCCCGCAGCTCCGTGACCACCACGTCGTCGCCACAACCCTCGGCGGCTTCTTCGTCCTGGCCGACAAGAGCCCTCCCCACACCGCTCGTGTCTTCAACCCTCTCACCGGTGGcctcatcagcttcaatgctcccgTGCCTCCCGAGGGAAAGGTTGCCGCCGCCGTCTGCTTCGGCATGGCTTCGCCCATGCTTACCTTATTGTGTGACTCGTCTCGCAAGCATTACACGGCCTTTCCTGACAGTGAATGTTTCATCACCCACGAGCACGAGCATCAGCACAAACATAATTATGGTATATTGAGGATGGCGATCAGAGGTGGTTTCGATGGCGGCTTGCAGCGATTAACCCAATTACAAGACGTGGTTTTCAAGATCAACAATTCGATGAAGTTGGTTCAGGTTCACCCTGCTCAGTTTCTCTTTAACAATCTTCCTGAGACGGCAGATCCGGAGGATATGGTGTGTTTCCTAATGGAATTTGGTGGGCAAGCGCTGATGATCGCAAAGCTACATCGACTCATAAAGGTTATCAAGTTTGAGCCCGAGCACGACGTCCGTGCGCGTTTGCAGAGCATCGGCAGATTCGCCATCTTTGTCGGCCATGCCAGGTGCTTAGCCGTCGATGCCGACAAGTTCCCGTCCGTCGAAGCGAACTGCGTCTACTACATTGAACGCTTGGGCTCGTCTGCCCACATGTGCAAGTACAACCTCCAGGATGAGAAAGATGAGAGGGTCTCTGACGCTGTAGATTTTGTGAAGCATAACAAGCAGTTTGTCCTTGCCGCTGACCGTCCTTTCACGATCATCCATCTTATCGCGAGCTATACCATCAAAGTCCGGGATTCTGAACTAGCCTCGCAACAAATACCATTCGGCGAAGTCTTCGACGAAGATGAGACATCTCCTATGTTTATGGATGGTGGTCTCCTCCATCTCGACGAGTTGTATCATTAA